In Desulfuromonas sp. KJ2020, a single window of DNA contains:
- a CDS encoding polysaccharide deacetylase family protein translates to MNHKLKKFLKKIIPRAVLIQRLKHKNGNVFLTFDDGPHSQHTLEVLSILKKYNARAMFFIVGDRLVRSRSVLKMISDEGHFIGNHSYSHNDLHKYNIFKYYKDIKNCQKEILVNVSSNVKFFRPPNGLINLKSIFIPRLLGMRILLFTLNSNDWDCDSIEKAKTIANNLMRDVNSGDIILMHDDNPYTPFILEKLLYYLYEKKINMDISNHMI, encoded by the coding sequence ATGAATCATAAATTAAAAAAATTTTTAAAAAAAATTATACCAAGGGCCGTGTTGATTCAGAGACTAAAACATAAAAATGGAAATGTTTTTCTTACCTTTGACGATGGCCCTCACAGTCAACATACTTTAGAAGTTTTATCAATTTTGAAAAAATATAATGCGAGGGCTATGTTTTTTATAGTTGGTGATAGGTTAGTTAGATCTAGGTCAGTTTTAAAAATGATTTCTGATGAAGGGCATTTCATAGGAAATCATTCTTATTCTCATAATGATTTGCACAAATACAATATCTTTAAATATTATAAAGATATTAAAAATTGTCAAAAAGAAATTCTTGTTAACGTGTCTTCCAATGTTAAATTCTTTCGCCCCCCTAATGGGTTGATTAATCTTAAAAGTATTTTTATACCAAGATTGCTTGGCATGAGAATACTTTTATTTACTCTAAATTCAAATGATTGGGATTGTGATTCAATTGAAAAAGCCAAAACTATTGCCAATAATTTGATGAGAGATGTTAATTCGGGAGATATCATTCTAATGCATGATGATAATCCTTATACTCCCTTTATTCTCGAAAAGCTTTTATATTATCTGTATGAGAAAAAAATAAACATGGACATTTCAAATCATATGATTTAG
- a CDS encoding GMC oxidoreductase → MGKNVVVIGAGLSGTLICNELSKIYNVTLLEIGPEHSILFPKYICNNKKLAEVETFCYGRGGTTNLWHNGLISIHPKDVKSLSFKEVLVDAQPFIDKAAGALYFTHPSFQTEYDKLVENVNSLFKNFVVFPHGIDCLIYPKKFHKLTPAPRVKTFFHVENIEFVIEQGRISRVTFSVQGNDHALAPDIVIVAAGAMGTPGVLQKMIHAAGLSCHSVGVGFIDHPMGFVGKVRFKKDISPAFKKLSSYDKGDYVSRNAVRLKSGCGQYTAAAFFRPALTMDNRLSIYKYKSALGASAGLARIKKAFSWKIFHPDIVSEIFAHLFGVSIPSRTFNILFIAEQKRGGNRVYYDNDQLHVDWSISDEEIGAYREMLNSLAGMLTDLSEEVNIHTEITDDWLWSAAHHSGTTSMGDKDDDLIDSDLKVKFCKNAFVCDGSVLQEHSYANTGLAIGQLAFRLVDHIRRKVV, encoded by the coding sequence GTGGGTAAAAACGTTGTTGTAATTGGTGCCGGGTTGTCGGGTACTTTGATCTGTAATGAATTGTCAAAAATATATAATGTTACACTTTTAGAAATCGGGCCAGAGCATTCAATTCTGTTTCCAAAATATATTTGTAACAATAAAAAATTAGCTGAAGTCGAAACCTTTTGTTATGGGCGTGGGGGCACAACGAATCTTTGGCACAACGGTCTAATTTCAATTCATCCTAAAGATGTCAAGTCTTTATCTTTTAAAGAAGTTCTTGTTGATGCTCAACCATTCATAGACAAGGCTGCTGGCGCCCTTTATTTCACGCATCCTTCCTTTCAAACGGAATATGACAAACTGGTCGAAAATGTTAATTCTCTGTTCAAAAATTTTGTTGTTTTCCCCCATGGAATTGATTGTCTGATTTATCCTAAAAAATTTCATAAACTTACACCCGCGCCTCGAGTAAAAACCTTTTTTCATGTTGAAAATATCGAATTTGTCATAGAGCAGGGCCGAATCTCTCGGGTCACTTTTTCGGTTCAGGGAAATGACCATGCACTAGCGCCGGATATTGTCATTGTTGCGGCCGGTGCCATGGGAACCCCTGGTGTGTTGCAGAAAATGATCCATGCGGCGGGGCTTTCTTGCCACAGTGTGGGGGTTGGTTTTATTGATCACCCCATGGGATTCGTCGGCAAAGTTCGGTTTAAGAAAGATATTTCGCCTGCATTTAAAAAATTATCTTCTTACGACAAGGGAGACTATGTCAGCCGCAATGCCGTGCGTCTGAAAAGCGGCTGCGGTCAATATACCGCAGCCGCTTTTTTCAGGCCTGCCTTGACCATGGATAATCGGTTGTCCATATACAAATACAAGTCCGCTCTGGGGGCCAGTGCCGGTTTGGCTCGGATTAAAAAGGCTTTTTCCTGGAAAATTTTCCATCCTGACATTGTGTCCGAGATTTTCGCTCATCTTTTCGGAGTTAGCATTCCCAGCCGAACATTCAATATTCTATTTATCGCCGAGCAGAAAAGAGGCGGCAATCGTGTCTACTATGATAACGATCAGCTACATGTCGACTGGTCCATCTCTGACGAGGAGATAGGCGCTTATCGCGAAATGCTCAACAGCTTGGCCGGGATGCTGACCGACCTTTCCGAAGAGGTCAATATCCACACTGAAATCACTGACGACTGGCTTTGGTCGGCAGCTCATCATTCGGGTACAACGTCTATGGGTGATAAGGATGATGACCTTATCGACAGTGATCTCAAGGTAAAATTTTGTAAAAATGCCTTTGTCTGTGATGGATCAGTGTTGCAAGAACATTCCTATGCCAATACGGGCCTGGCTATTGGGCAACTGGCGTTCCGCCTGGTCGACCATATTCGCCGAAAAGTCGTATAG
- a CDS encoding NAD(P)-dependent oxidoreductase — MGEKDRVLVTGASGFLGRRIVKALVEDGYSVRALVRPTSRVEAIRLPGVEFAFGDVADIDSLGPAFEGIGMVIHAAADTSGSEDGARRVTIGGTSHILALCARYHVKKLVYISSCSVYGVADCQPGQVLDENSPLEQFPERRGAYSQAKLEAENLVTACMQEGKVAAVCLRPGTIYGCGGENYTPMLGFNWANKIFAVIGNENFELPLVYVDNLVQAICAALSSERSVGKIYNVVDPEHVGKRKYMDDYIRKLHPAARVFYIPLGLLSTVVAMQEKVFSVMKRPPALTLYRLWSSQKPVVYDASRIAADLGWQSGVPFAQAVERIVSCDQH, encoded by the coding sequence ATGGGCGAGAAAGACAGGGTCCTGGTCACAGGTGCCAGCGGTTTTCTGGGGCGACGCATTGTCAAGGCTCTGGTTGAGGATGGTTATTCTGTGCGCGCTCTGGTGCGGCCAACTTCACGGGTTGAGGCTATCCGTTTGCCTGGGGTCGAATTCGCTTTTGGTGATGTGGCCGATATCGACTCTCTCGGACCAGCTTTTGAGGGCATCGGCATGGTGATCCATGCCGCCGCAGACACCAGCGGGTCGGAGGATGGCGCCCGTCGGGTTACGATTGGCGGAACCTCTCATATCCTTGCTCTCTGTGCGCGCTATCATGTTAAAAAACTGGTCTATATCAGTTCTTGCTCTGTTTATGGCGTGGCCGATTGCCAACCTGGACAGGTGCTGGATGAAAATAGCCCCCTCGAACAGTTTCCCGAGAGGAGGGGAGCGTATTCCCAGGCGAAACTGGAAGCAGAGAACCTGGTGACGGCCTGTATGCAGGAGGGGAAGGTTGCTGCAGTTTGTCTGCGCCCCGGAACCATTTATGGCTGTGGCGGTGAAAATTATACGCCTATGCTCGGCTTCAATTGGGCCAATAAGATCTTCGCCGTAATCGGCAACGAAAATTTTGAGCTGCCGCTGGTCTACGTCGATAATCTGGTGCAGGCCATTTGCGCCGCTTTGTCCAGCGAGCGAAGTGTCGGAAAAATCTATAATGTGGTCGACCCAGAGCATGTAGGCAAACGGAAATACATGGACGACTATATCCGTAAGCTCCATCCGGCGGCCCGCGTTTTTTATATCCCCTTGGGCCTGCTGTCAACAGTGGTGGCAATGCAGGAAAAGGTTTTTTCGGTGATGAAGCGTCCCCCTGCTTTAACCCTTTATCGCCTGTGGTCCTCACAGAAACCTGTTGTGTACGACGCCTCCAGGATTGCGGCCGATTTGGGCTGGCAGTCCGGGGTTCCCTTTGCGCAAGCCGTCGAACGCATTGTTTCTTGCGACCAACACTAA
- a CDS encoding DapH/DapD/GlmU-related protein yields the protein MKCEDFQKTIYYLNGLLLKRKIKIKGFVKSIGKTIINNKSGEIFIGNRTCLWPEVKLSVISSPLYPNPKIEIGKFTSIGDRSQIHCGNFVSIGDYVLISWEVNIIEYDYHAPGGGVPESRPIIIEDEVWIGARCIITKGVKIGKGSIVAAGSVVTKDVPPSCLVAGNPAKFIKHIASWRGSQPFSLI from the coding sequence ATGAAATGTGAAGATTTTCAAAAAACTATCTATTATCTAAATGGACTATTGCTTAAAAGAAAAATAAAAATAAAAGGTTTTGTAAAAAGCATAGGGAAAACTATTATAAATAATAAAAGTGGAGAAATATTTATAGGCAACAGGACCTGTCTGTGGCCTGAAGTAAAATTATCCGTTATTTCTTCACCGCTATACCCAAATCCAAAAATTGAAATAGGTAAATTCACTTCAATCGGAGATAGATCACAAATTCATTGCGGTAACTTTGTATCAATAGGTGACTACGTTCTTATATCATGGGAAGTAAACATTATTGAGTATGATTATCATGCGCCAGGTGGTGGTGTTCCTGAGTCCAGGCCAATCATTATTGAAGACGAAGTGTGGATTGGTGCAAGGTGTATAATTACAAAAGGTGTAAAGATTGGTAAAGGGTCAATCGTAGCTGCTGGTTCAGTTGTTACTAAAGATGTGCCGCCATCTTGTCTTGTTGCTGGAAACCCGGCCAAATTCATCAAGCATATTGCATCATGGCGTGGAAGTCAGCCCTTTTCTCTTATTTAA
- a CDS encoding O-antigen ligase yields the protein MSAKDKPVFMVFCLWTFVLLCRPQDIFTLMQPVRPAFTVGFVLMIFAFLYSKNIDFKIHFKERQVKYYFSLILIMIIGIPFSLYPRLSFMLIFNNYMSIIVFFLFFINLVNTIKRLLAVLLIGCFGSGLYLTFALVTGKLGTSRLSFSDTFDPNDLAFFALSFLWLNLIFISRGYPFLIRVACIGSFFVGVSTVFLTGSRGGFLAFGLAMMIMLLMNSAILTNFQKIAFVVFGVFLLVIMPVKTERIQTLFSIEQDYNVQEETGRLAIWGIGLRAMVDNPVTGVGVGCFSNAVGLDRATRGADTLRWQTAHNSAIQIGAETGFIGLALFLCLSLNVIRDIKIVKKETTSIQLRKIAELGIVGFVGMFISAMFLSQAYSIYWVLYIAITITATRLLKRENSAVSGN from the coding sequence ATGAGTGCTAAAGACAAACCGGTTTTTATGGTTTTTTGTCTTTGGACATTTGTACTTTTGTGTCGCCCCCAGGATATTTTTACACTTATGCAACCCGTAAGGCCCGCTTTTACCGTAGGGTTTGTCCTAATGATATTCGCCTTTCTTTATTCTAAAAACATTGATTTCAAAATTCACTTTAAAGAAAGGCAGGTTAAATATTATTTTTCTTTGATTCTGATTATGATAATCGGAATACCTTTTTCATTATATCCTCGTCTTTCATTTATGTTGATTTTTAATAACTATATGTCGATTATTGTCTTCTTCTTGTTTTTTATAAATCTAGTTAATACAATAAAAAGATTGTTAGCCGTTCTTTTAATCGGTTGTTTCGGAAGTGGGCTTTATCTTACCTTTGCACTGGTTACAGGGAAGTTAGGTACCAGTAGGCTATCATTCAGCGATACATTTGACCCAAATGATCTGGCGTTTTTTGCTTTAAGTTTCCTTTGGTTGAACCTTATTTTCATATCTCGCGGCTATCCATTCTTGATCAGGGTCGCATGTATCGGCAGTTTCTTTGTCGGGGTGTCTACTGTTTTTCTAACAGGTTCTCGTGGTGGTTTTCTGGCGTTTGGGCTTGCAATGATGATCATGCTTTTAATGAATTCGGCGATTTTAACGAACTTTCAAAAAATAGCATTTGTGGTCTTCGGCGTTTTTCTGCTGGTGATTATGCCTGTAAAAACAGAGCGTATTCAAACATTGTTCTCTATTGAACAGGACTACAATGTTCAGGAGGAAACTGGCCGACTTGCCATCTGGGGTATCGGTCTGCGGGCTATGGTAGACAATCCCGTGACAGGGGTGGGGGTGGGGTGTTTTAGTAATGCGGTGGGTCTCGACCGTGCAACGAGAGGTGCCGATACACTTAGATGGCAAACAGCTCATAATTCCGCAATACAGATTGGTGCCGAAACCGGCTTTATTGGACTCGCATTATTTCTTTGTTTGAGTCTAAATGTTATTCGGGATATCAAGATTGTAAAAAAAGAAACGACCTCAATTCAACTTAGAAAAATAGCTGAATTGGGTATTGTCGGCTTTGTTGGAATGTTTATTTCAGCCATGTTTTTAAGTCAGGCATACTCTATTTATTGGGTTCTTTATATCGCGATAACTATCACTGCTACTCGTTTATTGAAAAGAGAAAATTCTGCCGTATCTGGGAATTGA
- a CDS encoding peptidoglycan bridge formation glycyltransferase FemA/FemB family protein yields the protein MTLKIDHIKDEDRTYWDNSLVKFQYAHPLNAYGWGKVREVDGWKATYFIARDGDDIRGMIMVLRKNIPLTGHSIMYAPKGPLCDLNDQQTINALLKSVQEEGQRTRAIFLRIDPNIAEKSIDEADDPFLRAGFVHLAHRWSFWNSPRDLYRIDLTLVSNEEELFNTLDRDARRCVRKAEKEGVFIRPAQSKDDLQKFYEIFSAFTVGKGFMCRQYRYQEKLWDEYIARGNGRLFLAIYKGEIIGGLICLKHAGKCLAMHMGTPSQYNRLQTYYAYVWESIRWAWENDCQWYSFRGVGTTPTQESFKRKFNPKIASLVGYYDFAFKPLLYKVFYNVEFGILPRIWRMLMGLRKGYKGLGNNVRKIVAVSSSSNE from the coding sequence ATGACTTTGAAGATCGACCACATCAAAGACGAGGATCGCACCTATTGGGATAATTCTCTGGTCAAGTTCCAATATGCCCATCCTTTGAATGCCTATGGGTGGGGAAAGGTAAGAGAGGTGGATGGGTGGAAAGCGACCTATTTCATAGCCAGAGACGGGGATGACATTAGGGGAATGATAATGGTTTTGCGAAAAAATATTCCTTTGACCGGGCACTCGATTATGTATGCGCCAAAAGGGCCATTATGTGATTTAAATGATCAGCAGACCATCAACGCCCTTTTGAAAAGCGTGCAGGAGGAAGGGCAGCGTACCAGGGCGATCTTTTTACGGATTGACCCAAATATAGCTGAAAAATCGATAGACGAAGCCGATGATCCATTTTTGCGTGCCGGTTTCGTTCACCTTGCACATCGATGGTCGTTCTGGAATTCTCCCCGCGATTTGTATCGCATAGATCTCACGCTGGTCTCCAATGAAGAAGAACTGTTCAACACTCTGGATCGTGATGCACGTCGATGTGTACGCAAGGCAGAAAAAGAGGGGGTATTCATCAGGCCCGCTCAATCGAAGGATGATTTACAGAAATTTTATGAAATATTCAGTGCATTTACTGTAGGCAAAGGTTTCATGTGCCGACAATACCGATATCAGGAGAAACTCTGGGATGAATATATCGCCAGAGGTAATGGACGACTGTTCCTGGCGATTTACAAGGGGGAGATTATTGGCGGTTTGATATGTCTCAAACATGCAGGAAAATGTCTCGCCATGCACATGGGAACGCCCTCGCAGTACAATAGATTGCAGACCTATTATGCCTATGTATGGGAAAGTATTCGTTGGGCTTGGGAAAACGATTGCCAGTGGTACAGTTTCAGGGGGGTAGGTACAACACCAACACAAGAAAGTTTCAAGCGAAAGTTCAATCCGAAAATAGCATCACTTGTTGGATATTACGATTTCGCTTTTAAGCCGCTACTTTACAAGGTTTTTTATAATGTTGAATTTGGAATTTTGCCACGAATATGGCGAATGCTCATGGGGCTAAGGAAAGGGTACAAGGGGCTTGGTAATAATGTCAGGAAGATAGTGGCTGTTTCCAGTTCTTCAAATGAGTAG
- a CDS encoding glycosyltransferase has translation MNYKKKINLMHLVLSLETGGMERFIYEHCLAVDKEKFNVSVCCIDRLGGFYQKLIDEKIDVSLFQKNQNHFDFLFAFRLSKLLKKNKVDVLHTHPGSFYHGSLGGFIARVPVVLYTEHGRHLIEPKFLKYFDKISTFLSDLIVTVSPELKTYLIEQIKLPGNKITTVLNGVNTNTFFSRPKSQKLLQEFSISAKCKVVGTVGRLAEVKDHKTTIDAFRRLHLIIPDSKLIIVGDGEYLNELNDYVDSSKLKDSVVFCGNREDIQEILSILDVFVMSSLSEGTSFSLLESMAAEIPSVVTNVGGNKSIIKNGYNGFLVNIKDSDNICEKLLCLLRNNNLANKIGKNAREYVLNNYSLKKNIENYEKIYLDLYEKNIGQRRKNES, from the coding sequence ATGAATTATAAAAAAAAAATAAATTTAATGCATCTTGTTTTGAGTTTGGAAACTGGTGGAATGGAAAGATTTATATACGAACATTGCCTTGCTGTTGACAAGGAAAAATTTAATGTATCAGTATGTTGCATAGATAGACTTGGAGGTTTTTATCAGAAACTAATTGATGAAAAAATAGATGTCTCACTTTTTCAAAAAAATCAAAACCATTTCGATTTTTTATTCGCATTTAGACTAAGTAAGTTATTGAAAAAAAATAAAGTCGATGTGCTACATACACATCCTGGGTCATTTTACCATGGCAGTTTAGGCGGTTTTATAGCGAGAGTGCCTGTTGTTTTATATACCGAACATGGTAGACATTTAATAGAACCAAAGTTTCTAAAATATTTTGATAAAATATCAACTTTTTTATCTGATCTCATTGTTACTGTATCTCCCGAACTAAAAACATATTTAATTGAACAAATAAAACTTCCAGGAAATAAAATTACAACGGTTCTCAATGGTGTTAATACAAATACTTTTTTTTCAAGGCCAAAATCTCAAAAGTTATTGCAAGAGTTTTCAATTTCAGCCAAATGTAAAGTTGTTGGAACTGTTGGTCGTTTAGCTGAAGTTAAAGATCACAAAACAACTATTGATGCATTCCGCCGTTTACATTTAATAATTCCAGATTCCAAGTTAATTATAGTCGGTGATGGCGAGTATCTAAATGAACTTAATGATTATGTCGATAGTTCAAAACTAAAAGACAGTGTGGTCTTCTGTGGAAACCGTGAAGATATTCAAGAAATACTAAGTATCCTTGACGTTTTTGTTATGTCCTCATTGTCAGAAGGAACATCTTTCTCCTTGCTTGAATCAATGGCCGCCGAAATACCATCAGTTGTAACAAATGTTGGTGGAAATAAATCTATTATTAAAAATGGCTATAATGGATTCTTGGTTAATATTAAGGACTCCGACAATATTTGTGAAAAATTATTATGCTTGTTGAGAAATAATAACCTTGCAAATAAAATTGGAAAAAATGCAAGAGAATATGTGCTTAATAATTATAGCTTAAAAAAAAATATAGAAAATTATGAGAAAATATATCTAGATTTGTATGAAAAAAATATAGGCCAGAGGCGGAAAAATGAATCATAA
- a CDS encoding glycosyltransferase yields MIKSKTKVAYILTPITFGGLEKVSLNFLKQVDREKYRIQPILLIRPWEDETYFANEIRKLGYEYYTVPVAITPNGGPLRVPRVAWRLYGILKEGSFDVVHTHGYFADICGLSMAAILGIKRISTCHGFISTDFKLRAYNSLDKWVLRRCEKVIAVSDGIKTELSQAGIQGRSIVTIPNAVAVPALSETQEYRHNTRNNLGVSKEDYLLGYVGRLSSEKGGIHLVEAFALLVDSGVRAKLLIVGDGPEKDALIQLCKSKGIDHLVKFTGFLKNVEQLLPILDLFVLPSLTEGTPLALLEAMAAGVPVVATSVGGIPKVIKDDINGSLVPPGNPNALYAKIKWLISHPDHTGRLAKEGMETIRRDYGVDEWCRKIVDCYGI; encoded by the coding sequence ATGATCAAATCAAAAACCAAAGTTGCATATATATTAACACCTATTACCTTCGGTGGACTGGAGAAGGTCAGTCTCAACTTTTTAAAGCAGGTTGACCGTGAAAAATATCGTATTCAACCTATACTTTTGATTAGACCGTGGGAAGATGAAACATATTTCGCAAACGAAATTCGAAAACTCGGCTATGAATATTACACTGTGCCAGTTGCAATAACTCCCAACGGTGGTCCCTTGCGGGTACCACGAGTAGCCTGGCGTCTGTACGGTATATTAAAAGAAGGGTCATTTGATGTCGTTCACACGCACGGTTATTTTGCCGATATCTGTGGATTAAGTATGGCCGCTATTTTGGGAATCAAGCGTATTTCTACTTGTCATGGCTTCATTTCAACCGATTTTAAATTGAGAGCCTACAACTCTTTGGATAAGTGGGTTTTGAGGAGATGTGAGAAGGTCATCGCCGTATCTGATGGCATTAAAACGGAACTTTCTCAAGCTGGTATCCAGGGGAGGTCTATCGTAACAATTCCAAACGCAGTGGCTGTACCTGCTTTATCCGAAACGCAAGAATACCGTCATAACACCAGAAATAATTTGGGGGTTTCCAAAGAGGATTACCTTCTTGGATATGTGGGACGTCTTAGTTCTGAAAAGGGGGGAATACATCTTGTTGAAGCGTTTGCCCTGTTGGTTGATTCGGGTGTTAGAGCAAAGCTTTTGATCGTCGGTGATGGACCTGAAAAAGACGCTTTAATTCAATTGTGCAAGTCAAAAGGTATCGATCACCTCGTTAAATTTACAGGGTTTTTGAAAAATGTTGAACAGTTGTTGCCCATTCTTGATCTTTTTGTTCTCCCCTCGTTGACTGAGGGGACCCCTCTTGCGCTACTCGAGGCGATGGCCGCGGGCGTACCTGTTGTGGCAACATCTGTTGGGGGAATTCCAAAGGTAATCAAGGATGACATTAATGGGTCATTGGTTCCTCCCGGTAATCCCAACGCTCTTTATGCGAAAATAAAATGGTTGATCAGCCATCCTGACCATACGGGGCGACTTGCCAAGGAGGGAATGGAAACCATTCGCCGTGACTATGGTGTCGACGAATGGTGCCGAAAAATAGTCGATTGCTACGGTATCTGA
- a CDS encoding glycosyltransferase family 2 protein — MSVLLVLYYIFIISLLIYVGLATIYLLFMAASYFVLPQKKLSDNKYLNRFMILVPAHNEELLIGTLCQSLLQVNYPYGKYKIFVIADNCNDKTIKNASEYDVEILERHDLEHSGKGHALAWALEEVPVEEFDAVLMVDADNYVDTEILQDLNRHINSGEKAIQCYNAVGNRDDSWFTQLLYVSRTIGNLLYHESKYRLGLSSYLMGNGLCFNAKLLQERGWTAFSTGEDWEYYAQLIESDVKISFASEAKVYHQESRSLDQATSQRLRWSSGRFHIAKTLGLKLMSKGIVNKNIIVLDASMPLILPNYSLLVNLTLVSALLTLMVPEGEFKTFAAITITLIIVNQLVLFLMGLILAGSPRKTMFALIYVPVFLVWKLIIDILTFTGIYKGNKWVRTNRH, encoded by the coding sequence ATGTCCGTATTATTAGTACTATATTACATATTTATTATTTCCCTTTTAATTTATGTTGGGCTAGCAACAATATATCTATTGTTTATGGCAGCAAGTTACTTTGTTTTGCCACAAAAAAAGTTGTCAGATAATAAATACCTTAATAGATTTATGATTCTAGTTCCCGCTCACAATGAAGAGCTATTAATAGGAACTCTTTGTCAAAGTCTTCTTCAGGTTAACTACCCTTATGGAAAATATAAAATATTTGTTATCGCTGATAACTGTAATGATAAAACTATTAAAAATGCCAGCGAATATGACGTGGAAATTTTAGAAAGGCATGACCTTGAACACTCCGGCAAAGGTCATGCATTGGCGTGGGCATTAGAAGAAGTGCCTGTCGAAGAATTTGATGCAGTTTTAATGGTAGATGCCGACAATTATGTAGATACAGAAATCTTGCAGGATTTGAATAGGCATATTAACAGCGGAGAAAAAGCCATCCAATGTTATAACGCAGTCGGAAATCGTGATGACAGCTGGTTTACACAGCTTCTATATGTATCCAGGACTATAGGAAATCTGCTTTATCACGAATCAAAATATAGACTGGGACTTTCTTCTTATCTTATGGGGAACGGACTCTGTTTCAATGCAAAACTTCTTCAAGAGCGGGGATGGACAGCTTTTTCGACGGGTGAAGATTGGGAATACTATGCGCAACTGATAGAATCTGACGTAAAAATTAGTTTTGCCTCGGAAGCCAAAGTTTATCATCAGGAATCTAGATCTCTTGATCAGGCTACCAGTCAACGTTTAAGGTGGTCGAGCGGAAGGTTCCATATTGCGAAAACATTAGGTCTTAAGCTGATGTCAAAGGGAATTGTAAATAAAAACATAATAGTTTTAGATGCTTCCATGCCATTGATATTGCCTAATTATTCACTATTAGTTAACTTAACCCTGGTTTCTGCACTTTTAACTTTAATGGTTCCTGAAGGTGAATTTAAGACCTTTGCAGCTATAACTATTACTCTAATTATTGTAAATCAACTTGTTCTTTTTTTAATGGGTCTAATTTTAGCAGGGTCTCCGAGAAAGACGATGTTTGCCCTAATTTATGTCCCAGTATTTCTGGTTTGGAAATTAATTATTGATATCTTGACTTTTACAGGTATATATAAAGGCAATAAATGGGTGAGAACCAATCGACATTAA
- a CDS encoding GNAT family N-acetyltransferase has translation MRLIKILYGRYKELSFKEFVGLVKESLFFSEPILVYQYDISQRVSTPVEPVVGVTIKKGDSHDLEQAHRLNKPVPWEFECNKYDGVKDFFVASDENGVQHISWIYYHDNRNRLLSLGPQEAEIKFCLTLPALRGRGIYPKVILTILNYLSERGIKRVYMCVHRDNHSSIRGIEKAGFHNVGEMVLKKMFGFQFSPRFETARIQ, from the coding sequence ATGAGACTTATTAAAATATTGTATGGCCGCTACAAAGAGCTTTCATTCAAGGAATTTGTCGGTCTCGTGAAAGAATCATTGTTCTTTAGCGAACCAATTCTGGTTTATCAGTACGATATTTCCCAAAGAGTTTCCACTCCAGTGGAACCGGTAGTAGGTGTAACTATTAAAAAAGGGGATTCTCATGACTTAGAACAGGCCCATCGGTTGAATAAACCTGTGCCATGGGAATTTGAGTGCAACAAGTATGATGGCGTCAAAGATTTTTTTGTCGCCAGCGATGAAAATGGTGTCCAACACATCAGTTGGATTTATTATCATGATAATCGCAACAGGCTTCTTTCCTTAGGTCCGCAAGAGGCGGAAATAAAATTTTGTCTGACACTCCCCGCACTCAGGGGGCGTGGAATATATCCAAAGGTTATTCTTACGATTTTAAATTACCTTTCAGAGAGAGGTATCAAGCGGGTCTATATGTGCGTACATCGCGACAACCACTCTTCTATACGAGGGATAGAAAAGGCCGGTTTCCATAATGTTGGTGAAATGGTTCTAAAAAAAATGTTCGGATTCCAATTTTCGCCCCGTTTTGAGACGGCGAGGATTCAATGA